From the genome of Miscanthus floridulus cultivar M001 chromosome 10, ASM1932011v1, whole genome shotgun sequence, one region includes:
- the LOC136486592 gene encoding protein disulfide-isomerase-like: MAIRSSKACWISLLLALAAVALPARAEEPAAAASEGAAEAVLTLDVDSFDEAVAKHPFMVVEFYAPWCGHCKKLAPEYENAAKALSKHDPPIVLAKVDANEEKNRPLATKYEIQGFPTLKIFRNQGKNIQEYKGPREADGIVDYLKKQVGPASKELKSPEDVATHFDDKKIYIVGVFTEFSGTEFTNFMEVAEKLRSDYDFGHTLHANHLPRGDAAVERPLVRVLKPFDELVVDSKDFDVTALEKFIDATSTPRVVTFDKNPDNHPYLMKFFQSTAPKAMLFLNFSTGPFDSFKSVYSAAAEEFQNKEIKFLIGDIEASQGAFQYFGLKEDQTPLILIQDGDSKKFLKDHIEADQIVSWLKEYFDGKLTPFKKSEPIPEVNNEPVKVVVADNIHDFVFKSGKNVLIEFYAPWCGHCKKLAPILEEAATTLLSDEEVVIAKMDATANDVPSEFEVQGYPTMYFVTPSGKVTSYDTGRTADEIVDFIKKSKETAGATQATPTSSEKAADAAEKAEPVNDEL, from the exons ATGGCGATCCGCTCCTCCAAGGCCTGCTGGATCTCGCTGCTGCTCGCGCTCGCCGCCGTCGCGCTCCCCGCGCGGGCGGaggagcccgccgccgccgcttcggaGGGTGCGGCCGAGGCCGTGCTCACCCTCGACGTCGACAGCTTCGACGAGGCCGTCGCCAAGCACCCCTTCATGGTCGTCGAGTTCTACGCCCCCTG GTGTGGACACTGCAAGAAACTTGCTCCAGAG TATGAGAATGCGGCCAAGGCACTTAGCAAGCACGACCCACCGATTGTTCTCGCTAAGGTTGATGCTAACGAGGAGAAGAACAGGCCGCTTGCAACCAAGTACGAGATCCAAGGGTTCCCAACCCTCAAGATCTTCAGGAACCAGGGGAAGAACATTCAGGAATACAAGGGCCCTAGGGAGGCTGATGGCATTGTCGATTACTTGAAGAAGCAGGTTGGCCCTGCGTCCAAGGAGCTCAAGTCACCGGAAGATGTTGCGACCCATTTCGATGACAAGAAGATCTACATT GTTGGTGTCTTCACAGAATTCAGCGGCACTGAATTTACAAACTTCATGGAGGTCGCTGAGAAGCTCAGGTCTGACTATGACTTTGGCCACACTTTGCATGCCAACCACCTCCCACGTGGTGATGCAGCTGTGGAGAGGCCATTGGTCAGGGTGCTGAAGCCTTTTGATGAGCTTGTTGTTGACAGCAAG GATTTTGATGTCACTGCTCTTGAGAAGTTTATTGATGCTACCAGCACGCCTAGAGTTGTCACTTTTGACAAGAACCCTGACAACCACCCATACCTCATGAAGTTCTTCCAAAGCACAGCCCCCAAG GCTATGCTGTTTTTGAACTTCTCCACTGGACCTTTTGATTCTTTCAAGTCTGTTTACTCTGCTGCCGCAGAGGAATTCCAGAACAAGGAAATCAAGTTCCTTATTGGTGACATTGAAGCCAGCCAGGGTGCCTTCCAG TACTTTGGTCTGAAAGAGGACCAGACACCCCTTATCCTCATCCAGGATGGTGATTCCAAGAAGTTCTTGAAGGATCACATTGAGGCTGACCAGATTGTCTCTTGGTTGAAAGAGTACTTT GATGGCAAATTGACGCCGTTCAAGAAGTCTGAGCCTATTCCTGAGGTCAACAATGAGCCTGTTAAGGTGGTTGTGGCTGACAACATCCACGATTTTGTCTTCAAGTCTGGCAAAAATG TTCTTATTGAATTCTATGCCCCCTGGTGTGGTCACTGCAAGAAGCTGGCGCCCATCTTGGAAGAGGCAGCCACCACTCTCCTGAGTGATGAGGAAGTTGTGATTGCTAAGATG GATGCAACCGCCAATGACGTACCCAGTGAGTTCGAGGTCCAAGGCTACCCGACCATGTACTTTGTGACCCCCAGCGGGAAGGTCACCTCTTACGACACCGGCAGGACGGCTGATGAGATCGTCGACTTCATCAAGAAGAGCAAGGAGACCGCCGGCGCCACCCAGGCGACACCGACATCCTCCGAGAAGGCAGCGGATGCGGCCGAGAAGGCCGAGCCCGTGAACGACGAGCTGTAA